One genomic region from Candidatus Nitrosopumilus koreensis AR1 encodes:
- a CDS encoding AIPR family protein — protein MAQNGNGLLEYIPGSHTLLVQKNSSPPLEGFAENVRGSIHEYAENSKSDVEKGNNFLHWILTRVFEATEDDAADAIVDGANDLGIDAYLPVDFSDNTIRLFQSKYGTSHSLEAIAKFKEDTKRLLAKDVTKMRPELAQLVTKIKEKNLKVKCCYVTDQEVDYHDEMVEVIDERKIIQKLWDRIKKPAAGKKSSIRLEKMLRHENTILGILKLRELTEFVSKNRDYVFESNIRQWMQFKTTVNKGLRETLQSNPNKFFFYNNGITIVVSDFSELGENMIELHAPQIVNGAQTSNSILDHSKRTKNMDGSMTVTIIKADDEQEQNNITKYRNSQNSVRGKDLVSLMDFHKSIKSQLKNCGYFYEIQAGSFDTKSKSKQCEYLGDSTYNNYLPDNHKKVIVAKDAIQSLVAGIEQRPTEAYSSPAQFLPRGSKYDDIFNDNLKDDYRILLYPYLVKEYAKKSLKYGKKGGHKTKRYATLFFVAVYFRILHKKILESKGDFKGDIRKIEPVFRSFKLNSRILKLADVIVTKFLEDTVVDDEIEMANTKHNFFSQHVWNETMLRVIDKKIRQEEDEILALKKLTNSLL, from the coding sequence TTGGCTCAAAATGGAAACGGGTTATTAGAATACATACCTGGCTCACACACACTACTAGTTCAAAAAAACTCTAGTCCACCTCTTGAAGGATTTGCAGAAAACGTTAGAGGCAGCATACATGAATATGCTGAGAATTCAAAAAGCGATGTTGAGAAAGGAAATAATTTTCTTCACTGGATATTAACACGAGTTTTTGAGGCTACAGAAGATGATGCTGCAGATGCAATCGTAGATGGAGCAAATGACTTGGGTATTGATGCATATCTTCCAGTAGATTTTTCAGATAACACAATTAGATTATTTCAATCAAAGTACGGAACATCTCATTCACTAGAGGCAATTGCAAAATTCAAAGAAGATACAAAAAGGTTACTTGCAAAAGATGTTACCAAAATGAGACCAGAATTGGCACAGCTTGTAACAAAGATCAAGGAAAAAAATCTCAAAGTAAAATGCTGTTATGTTACAGATCAGGAAGTAGATTATCACGATGAAATGGTAGAAGTAATTGATGAAAGAAAAATCATTCAAAAATTATGGGACAGGATAAAAAAGCCAGCAGCAGGTAAAAAATCATCAATACGACTAGAAAAAATGCTCAGACATGAAAATACAATACTAGGTATTTTGAAACTACGTGAACTTACAGAATTTGTAAGTAAGAACAGAGATTATGTCTTTGAATCAAATATCAGACAATGGATGCAGTTTAAGACTACAGTTAACAAAGGTCTACGAGAGACACTACAAAGTAATCCTAACAAATTCTTTTTCTACAATAACGGAATAACTATTGTAGTAAGTGATTTTTCAGAACTAGGTGAAAACATGATTGAGCTTCATGCACCACAAATAGTAAACGGTGCTCAAACATCAAATTCCATACTTGATCATTCAAAAAGAACAAAAAACATGGATGGCTCCATGACAGTAACAATAATCAAAGCAGATGATGAACAAGAACAAAACAACATCACAAAATATAGAAATTCACAAAATTCAGTGCGTGGAAAAGATTTAGTTTCTTTAATGGACTTTCACAAGTCAATCAAATCACAGTTAAAAAATTGTGGTTATTTTTATGAAATTCAAGCAGGTTCTTTTGATACAAAATCAAAATCCAAACAATGTGAATATTTGGGAGATTCTACATACAACAATTATCTTCCAGATAATCACAAAAAAGTTATTGTTGCAAAAGATGCAATTCAATCTTTAGTTGCAGGAATTGAACAGAGGCCAACAGAGGCATACAGCTCACCAGCTCAATTTCTCCCAAGAGGTAGCAAGTATGATGACATCTTCAATGACAACCTAAAAGATGATTACAGAATTCTGTTGTACCCATATCTTGTTAAGGAATATGCAAAAAAGTCATTAAAATATGGAAAGAAGGGAGGTCACAAAACAAAAAGATACGCAACATTGTTCTTTGTTGCAGTGTACTTTAGAATACTACACAAGAAGATTTTGGAATCAAAGGGGGATTTTAAGGGAGACATTAGGAAAATAGAGCCTGTTTTTCGCAGCTTCAAACTTAATTCTAGAATTCTAAAGCTAGCAGACGTGATTGTAACAAAATTTCTTGAAGATACAGTAGTCGATGATGAGATAGAGATGGCAAATACAAAGCACAATTTCTTTTCTCAGCATGTTTGGAATGAAACCATGCTTAGAGTGATTGATAAAAAAATTAGGCAAGAGGAAGATGAGATTTTGGCATTAAAGAAGCTAACAAACAGTTTGTTGTGA
- a CDS encoding adenylosuccinate synthetase — MTSTVVVGGFFGDEGKGKIISYLAIKDNPKIIVRGGAGPNAGHTIKDGDKVYKVRMLPSGFLNKNAKVMIGPGVVINPDVLKKEIEDFGVSGRSFIDKHCGIIEQTHLARDSKGELKEKIGSTGSGTGPANADRAMRVLKLAKDFDSLSSLIVDVPYEINSALDNNENVLIEGTQGTFLSLWHGTYPFVTSKDVTASGICADIGLGPTKVDEVIVVFKSYVTRVGTGPLDKELSLEEAEKKGWSEFGTVTGRQRRAADFDFDLARRAIMLNGATQISITKLDVLFTDCAGKTSYDELSDDAKAFIKNIEDELNTPVTIIGTGPTVNDVIDRRN, encoded by the coding sequence ATGACATCTACTGTTGTAGTTGGTGGATTTTTTGGAGATGAAGGAAAAGGAAAGATCATCTCATATTTGGCAATCAAAGACAATCCAAAAATCATAGTTCGTGGTGGTGCTGGTCCAAATGCTGGACACACAATAAAAGATGGCGACAAAGTCTACAAGGTTCGAATGCTTCCAAGTGGATTCTTAAACAAAAATGCCAAAGTCATGATTGGCCCTGGCGTAGTGATTAATCCAGATGTACTAAAAAAAGAGATTGAAGATTTTGGTGTTTCAGGTCGCTCATTTATCGATAAACACTGTGGTATAATTGAGCAAACACATCTTGCAAGAGACTCTAAGGGCGAACTAAAAGAGAAAATTGGCAGTACGGGTTCTGGAACCGGTCCTGCAAATGCTGATAGGGCAATGAGGGTCTTAAAATTAGCAAAAGACTTTGATTCATTATCATCACTAATTGTGGATGTTCCTTATGAGATTAATTCTGCTTTGGATAACAATGAAAATGTGCTCATTGAAGGAACTCAAGGAACATTTCTTTCATTATGGCATGGAACATACCCCTTTGTGACCTCCAAAGACGTAACTGCTTCAGGAATATGTGCTGATATTGGACTTGGTCCCACTAAAGTAGATGAAGTAATTGTTGTCTTCAAGTCCTATGTAACACGTGTGGGAACGGGACCTCTTGACAAAGAACTCTCACTTGAGGAGGCTGAAAAGAAGGGCTGGTCTGAGTTTGGAACTGTAACTGGCCGTCAACGTCGTGCAGCTGATTTTGATTTTGATTTAGCTAGGCGTGCAATCATGCTTAATGGCGCAACGCAAATCTCTATAACAAAATTGGATGTGTTGTTTACAGATTGTGCTGGAAAAACTTCATACGATGAATTATCTGATGATGCAAAAGCATTCATAAAAAATATTGAAGATGAATTAAACACGCCTGTTACAATTATTGGAACCGGACCAACTGTCAATGATGTAATTGACAGAAGAAACTAG
- a CDS encoding TatD family hydrolase → MTWYFDSHIHLSDPQYSSDMDFILKEMECLKIKACCVSMDAENSIQTLELAKKSNLVLPFIGIHPECANDDLEKVVTMIENNHDTLSGIGEIGLDPTYTKNDEDSKRQTLVFETLLSVAEKFHKPVSIHSRKSLDDVFQIMTSYNTKHALLHWFDGSKKQLQRAMDMGFFVSFGPVMIYANDKQTLLSKSDESKILVETDGPVRFSRCFEMKSGQIGFIPSVIFCASKILGKTFDDTAILLEKNSNSYLGI, encoded by the coding sequence ATGACTTGGTATTTTGATTCTCATATTCATTTATCTGATCCTCAATATTCTTCTGACATGGATTTCATTTTAAAAGAAATGGAATGTTTGAAAATTAAAGCATGTTGCGTGTCTATGGATGCAGAAAACTCTATACAAACTTTGGAACTAGCAAAAAAAAGTAATCTTGTGTTGCCATTTATTGGAATTCATCCTGAATGTGCAAATGATGACTTGGAAAAAGTAGTTACAATGATAGAAAATAATCATGATACTCTTTCTGGAATTGGTGAAATAGGGTTAGATCCTACCTATACTAAAAACGATGAAGATTCTAAAAGACAAACTCTTGTCTTTGAAACTCTTTTATCTGTTGCAGAAAAATTCCACAAACCAGTATCTATTCATTCACGAAAAAGTCTAGATGATGTTTTTCAAATTATGACTTCCTATAATACCAAACATGCCTTACTACATTGGTTTGATGGAAGTAAAAAGCAACTTCAAAGGGCCATGGATATGGGATTTTTTGTATCCTTTGGACCCGTTATGATCTATGCTAATGACAAACAAACTTTGTTGTCAAAGAGTGATGAATCTAAAATTCTTGTAGAAACTGATGGACCTGTTAGATTTTCTAGATGTTTTGAAATGAAGTCTGGACAAATTGGGTTTATCCCTAGTGTGATTTTTTGTGCCTCTAAAATTCTTGGTAAAACATTTGACGACACTGCAATACTGCTAGAAAAAAATTCAAACTCATATCTTGGAATATAG
- a CDS encoding histone family protein — MKSSELGLSAMYRILKKAGAERVSDESADELRRVIEDVANGIAKSAVDMASHAGRKTVKGEDVKLASKPFNKF; from the coding sequence ATGAAATCTTCAGAATTAGGTCTATCGGCCATGTATAGAATTTTGAAAAAAGCTGGTGCGGAAAGAGTCAGCGATGAATCTGCAGATGAATTAAGAAGAGTAATAGAAGATGTGGCAAATGGTATTGCTAAAAGTGCAGTAGACATGGCTTCTCACGCAGGTAGAAAAACTGTAAAAGGTGAAGACGTGAAATTAGCTTCAAAGCCATTTAACAAATTCTAA
- the uppS gene encoding polyprenyl diphosphate synthase has translation MPNHVALILDGNRRWAKRHLTIPKEGHWKGADAVENLLDWCEEFNIKIVTLYALSAENLDRNDEELEHLYELIRMRLEKLYNDPRIHRCKMRVKGIGRIELLPESIKEVLKRLDDATKNYDNHFLNIALAYGGQYELVDAVKKIGEKIKDGQLNVEDISKKEIESNLYTSHLPQSSPDMILRTSGEKRLSGFLMWQSAYSELVFMDIFWPEFRKIDLMRAIRTFQERKRRLGK, from the coding sequence ATTCCTAACCATGTTGCACTAATTTTAGACGGGAATAGAAGATGGGCCAAAAGGCATCTAACAATTCCAAAGGAAGGGCATTGGAAAGGGGCAGATGCAGTAGAGAACCTTCTTGATTGGTGTGAGGAATTTAATATCAAAATTGTTACGTTGTATGCACTATCAGCAGAAAACTTGGACAGAAATGATGAAGAATTAGAACATTTGTATGAATTAATTCGTATGAGATTAGAGAAATTATACAACGATCCACGAATTCACAGATGCAAGATGAGAGTAAAAGGAATAGGAAGAATTGAGTTGTTGCCTGAATCTATCAAAGAGGTTCTAAAACGATTAGATGATGCTACAAAAAACTATGACAATCATTTTCTAAATATTGCATTAGCATATGGTGGGCAGTATGAATTAGTTGATGCAGTAAAAAAGATAGGTGAAAAAATTAAAGACGGTCAATTAAATGTTGAAGATATTTCTAAAAAAGAGATAGAATCAAATCTTTACACATCACACTTACCACAATCATCGCCAGATATGATTTTGCGTACATCAGGTGAAAAAAGACTTAGTGGTTTTTTGATGTGGCAAAGTGCATATAGTGAATTAGTTTTTATGGATATTTTTTGGCCAGAGTTTAGGAAAATAGATTTAATGAGGGCCATCAGGACATTTCAAGAAAGAAAAAGAAGATTGGGAAAATGA
- a CDS encoding orotidine 5'-phosphate decarboxylase yields the protein MLTFKTRLSQIAKTNGKVILANDYDPSVKNLETKTLSNIKKLHPYLCAIKLNFHLLLPLSGKQILKINKTAHRYGLQTIADIKLNDIGNTNRVTTENLWNLGFDAVIANPIMGLDSLKNLVKSAHKNGKGVITLCHMSAPEAKLSYDIEVKMQKKQQLYQLFLDWALTAKVDGIVVGATFPKIIQYCSKKAGKKLDIFSPGVGTQGGNANEVISSGTNYLIVGRTILNAKKPIDVAKSLQSDSLGK from the coding sequence ATGCTCACCTTCAAAACTAGACTTTCACAGATCGCAAAAACTAACGGCAAAGTAATTCTTGCCAATGATTATGATCCTTCTGTAAAAAATTTGGAAACCAAAACCCTTTCAAATATTAAAAAACTACATCCATATCTTTGTGCAATAAAATTAAATTTTCATTTGTTACTTCCATTAAGTGGAAAACAAATTCTCAAAATAAACAAAACAGCTCATAGATATGGTTTGCAAACCATTGCAGATATCAAATTAAATGACATTGGTAACACAAATCGTGTAACTACAGAAAACCTGTGGAATTTAGGATTTGACGCAGTTATTGCCAATCCGATAATGGGATTAGATAGTTTGAAAAATCTGGTAAAATCTGCTCACAAAAATGGAAAAGGTGTGATTACTTTGTGCCACATGAGTGCTCCTGAGGCTAAATTGTCTTATGATATCGAAGTCAAAATGCAAAAAAAACAGCAACTCTATCAACTGTTCTTGGATTGGGCCCTAACTGCAAAAGTTGATGGGATTGTAGTTGGAGCCACTTTCCCAAAAATCATTCAGTATTGCTCTAAAAAGGCTGGAAAAAAACTCGACATCTTTTCTCCTGGAGTTGGAACTCAAGGTGGAAATGCAAATGAAGTGATTTCGTCTGGAACAAACTATCTGATTGTAGGAAGAACAATTCTCAATGCAAAAAAACCAATTGATGTTGCAAAAAGTTTGCAATCAGACAGTCTTGGTAAGTAA
- a CDS encoding winged helix-turn-helix domain-containing protein, translated as MAEYRTHMKIIGDILSTTRDDLQDEDGATVTYLIRKANISHSRISRILKTLVSQGLLEQVDTQGSNKYKISQTGREFLQAYYKFTSFADNFGLSI; from the coding sequence ATGGCAGAGTATAGAACCCACATGAAAATTATCGGAGACATTCTATCAACTACTAGAGATGACCTTCAGGACGAGGATGGAGCAACAGTAACTTATCTAATCAGAAAAGCAAACATTTCTCATTCCAGAATTTCAAGAATTTTAAAGACATTAGTTTCTCAAGGACTATTAGAGCAAGTAGACACTCAAGGTTCAAACAAGTACAAGATCAGTCAGACAGGTAGAGAATTCCTTCAAGCATATTACAAATTTACAAGCTTTGCAGATAACTTTGGATTAAGCATTTAG
- a CDS encoding L-threonylcarbamoyladenylate synthase: MVIKQKKEGKALKVDCNKEGIEKASQIVENGGIVVFPTDTVYGIGCNPYNKKSVEKIYEIKSRDVAKSFPVLVYSKEIASQIAHFDKVAEKIAKKFWPGPLTIILKLTDNKLKESLNLKDKIALRVPNHNCTLQLLKRCNCLIGTSANVSGQSSFFDPQECIKNVENYDIFVDGGTITSKGESTIIEIENDEIKVIREGSLSKEEILDA, encoded by the coding sequence ATGGTAATTAAACAAAAAAAAGAAGGCAAAGCATTGAAAGTAGATTGTAATAAAGAGGGAATTGAAAAAGCATCTCAAATAGTTGAGAATGGCGGAATAGTTGTTTTTCCAACAGACACGGTATATGGTATAGGTTGTAACCCTTACAACAAAAAATCAGTGGAAAAAATTTATGAGATAAAGTCAAGAGACGTTGCAAAATCATTTCCAGTTTTAGTTTACTCAAAGGAGATAGCTAGTCAGATTGCTCATTTTGATAAAGTTGCAGAAAAAATTGCAAAGAAATTTTGGCCAGGTCCACTAACAATTATTTTGAAACTAACTGACAATAAATTAAAAGAATCATTAAATTTGAAAGACAAAATTGCACTAAGAGTTCCAAATCACAACTGCACGTTACAATTACTGAAAAGATGTAATTGTCTAATTGGTACCAGTGCAAATGTTTCAGGACAATCATCATTTTTTGATCCTCAAGAATGTATCAAAAATGTAGAAAATTATGATATTTTTGTTGATGGAGGAACAATTACAAGCAAAGGTGAATCAACAATTATTGAAATAGAAAATGACGAGATCAAGGTTATCAGGGAAGGCTCTTTGAGCAAAGAGGAGATTTTAGACGCATGA
- a CDS encoding Fe(2+)-trafficking protein, translating to MSRTCTKCKNDIPDTEQLGPVAEKYPTCNKCWAEWKEYQIMVMNEMKLDMSMPDHRKLLKKHEKIFVGVMSPEGEVIDYTNEDNRKPDEPTGA from the coding sequence ATGAGTCGTACTTGTACAAAATGCAAGAATGATATTCCTGATACTGAACAATTGGGTCCAGTTGCTGAGAAATATCCTACCTGTAACAAGTGTTGGGCTGAATGGAAGGAATACCAAATAATGGTAATGAATGAAATGAAACTTGATATGTCCATGCCTGATCACAGGAAATTATTGAAAAAACACGAGAAAATCTTTGTAGGTGTAATGTCTCCTGAAGGAGAAGTTATAGATTATACAAATGAGGATAACAGAAAGCCTGACGAGCCAACAGGTGCCTAA
- a CDS encoding THUMP domain-containing protein has product MNLIITCARHLETETEDELRGFLEEFGDSDPKVTITNMSGILTAETKLDPIEVVGKIKEMLLDEPWSVRYCLRIIPIQRVVETKIEEIENVAAEMAEKISKDEKYRISIEKRNSDLSSKEIISKIANKIKNHVSLEFPDKVVLIEILGNKTGMSILKKSDILSTEKTKRSISE; this is encoded by the coding sequence ATGAATTTGATAATCACATGTGCCAGACACCTTGAAACCGAAACAGAAGATGAACTAAGGGGATTTTTAGAAGAGTTTGGAGATTCTGATCCCAAAGTTACAATTACAAATATGTCAGGTATTTTGACTGCTGAAACAAAGTTAGATCCAATTGAGGTCGTAGGAAAAATCAAGGAAATGCTTCTTGATGAGCCATGGAGTGTAAGATATTGTTTGAGAATTATTCCAATTCAAAGAGTAGTTGAAACAAAAATCGAAGAGATAGAAAATGTTGCTGCAGAGATGGCTGAAAAAATTTCAAAGGATGAAAAGTATAGAATTTCAATTGAGAAAAGAAATTCAGATTTGTCTAGCAAAGAGATTATTTCAAAAATTGCAAACAAGATAAAAAATCATGTATCACTGGAGTTTCCAGACAAAGTTGTCTTAATTGAGATTTTAGGAAATAAAACTGGCATGTCCATACTAAAAAAATCAGACATCCTAAGTACGGAGAAGACCAAGCGCAGCATTTCAGAGTAA
- a CDS encoding bis(5'-nucleosyl)-tetraphosphatase encodes MIEETSAGIVLFRKEDSKNLFLLLHYPSGHWDFVKGKMEKGESTHETAIRETKEETGITDINFLDDFEEWIEYNFQYQKELVHKKVVFFLAETKTKQVNISHEHLDYTWMDYNTAMEKTTFDNAKTVLTKAQMLLTKTV; translated from the coding sequence ATGATAGAAGAGACATCTGCTGGAATTGTATTGTTTAGAAAAGAAGATTCTAAAAATCTGTTTTTGCTGTTGCATTATCCATCTGGACATTGGGATTTTGTAAAAGGAAAGATGGAAAAAGGAGAATCAACACACGAAACTGCAATCAGAGAAACAAAAGAAGAAACAGGAATAACAGATATCAATTTTTTAGATGATTTTGAAGAATGGATAGAATACAATTTTCAATACCAAAAAGAATTGGTTCATAAAAAAGTGGTTTTTTTCCTGGCAGAGACAAAAACTAAGCAAGTAAACATTTCACACGAACACTTGGATTATACTTGGATGGATTACAATACTGCAATGGAAAAAACTACATTTGATAATGCAAAAACGGTACTAACAAAAGCTCAAATGTTACTTACCAAGACTGTCTGA
- the cgi121 gene encoding KEOPS complex subunit Cgi121 codes for MIKVKLVGGAKKSFSKDELEIEQSDITIQELIDLLLQLKSDDSPKLDTENILIAVNGVDSSAMDGKDTMIKNNDVVSIIPVIHGGATKKLLYKISSKQIQIIQIKGQKTIDVTFLDNLRKKFPKLQLQAVSSQFVLNNSHLKKILSLSIESEKKNILISKKLETDILMRFALTKQISAAISSAGIKAKTDFILIAIGNKKNLDSLSEELSSITIPLFSKNNDKFLKSCFKISKKQIDSVYSKNPLEDILVEKAAILL; via the coding sequence ATGATTAAGGTAAAACTTGTTGGCGGTGCCAAAAAATCATTCTCAAAAGATGAATTAGAAATTGAACAATCAGACATTACTATTCAAGAATTAATTGACTTGTTATTGCAATTAAAATCTGATGATTCTCCAAAATTAGATACTGAAAATATTTTGATTGCTGTAAATGGTGTTGATTCTTCTGCAATGGATGGAAAAGATACAATGATTAAAAATAATGATGTCGTAAGTATAATACCTGTAATTCATGGTGGTGCAACAAAAAAACTGCTTTACAAAATTTCCTCAAAACAAATCCAAATTATCCAAATAAAGGGGCAAAAAACAATTGATGTCACATTCCTTGATAATCTCAGAAAAAAATTCCCTAAACTCCAACTTCAGGCAGTATCAAGCCAATTCGTATTGAATAATTCTCATTTGAAAAAAATTTTGTCACTTTCAATAGAATCTGAAAAAAAGAATATTTTGATTTCAAAAAAACTTGAAACCGATATTTTGATGCGTTTTGCATTGACAAAACAAATTTCAGCTGCAATTTCTTCTGCTGGAATAAAAGCTAAAACTGATTTTATTTTAATTGCAATCGGAAATAAAAAAAATTTAGATTCATTATCTGAAGAATTATCATCCATAACAATTCCACTGTTCTCAAAAAATAATGACAAGTTTTTGAAGAGCTGCTTTAAGATATCAAAAAAACAAATTGATTCAGTTTACTCTAAGAACCCTCTTGAAGATATCTTGGTTGAAAAAGCTGCAATTTTACTCTGA
- a CDS encoding DUF373 family protein: protein MSQRSGKVEKDVNASTANKLLVICVDRDNDVGEKAGIVTPVIGRDSCIEAAQRLALEDPEDADSNSIFSAIKTYEDLVSKGYQVEVVTVAGIKDRGVQADEKILSEIRKVLEKFSANGAVIVSDGEDDESVIPVIQNVLPVVSVQRVVMKVSRSVEYSYAVFGKYLKMIAYDSRYSKFFLGVPGILLLIGGIATIFDYTAEIFAVLVSILGGAFLIRAFDIDRVWSSWSKPTPMGFIRMFTMVAGILLILSSIPSGIAAIDPELIESDTGLVGKITDQIIIGQFVSGVLPILWTGLGAIFAGTLLSNWIGGIPRQISDILRIIVLIALYPTIYQFTNIMISDVSSFTLIPPLLGGLAATLVSATILFKKYRKHKDQEMVSD, encoded by the coding sequence ATGTCTCAACGCTCAGGCAAAGTAGAAAAAGATGTTAATGCATCTACGGCTAACAAATTACTTGTAATTTGTGTTGATAGAGATAATGATGTGGGCGAAAAGGCAGGAATAGTTACACCAGTAATTGGCAGAGATTCCTGTATTGAGGCAGCACAAAGATTAGCATTAGAAGATCCTGAAGACGCAGATTCAAATTCTATTTTTTCAGCAATTAAAACATACGAAGATTTGGTTAGTAAAGGATACCAAGTTGAAGTAGTTACGGTTGCAGGAATCAAAGATAGAGGAGTGCAAGCTGATGAAAAAATTCTTAGTGAAATAAGAAAGGTCTTAGAAAAATTTTCTGCAAATGGAGCAGTCATAGTTTCAGATGGGGAAGATGACGAAAGTGTCATTCCAGTTATTCAAAATGTCTTACCAGTAGTTTCTGTACAACGTGTTGTAATGAAAGTAAGTAGAAGTGTAGAGTATTCTTATGCAGTTTTTGGAAAATATCTAAAAATGATTGCATATGACTCGAGATATTCAAAATTTTTCTTAGGTGTTCCAGGAATACTTTTGTTAATTGGAGGAATTGCTACTATATTTGATTACACAGCAGAAATATTTGCAGTTCTTGTTAGCATTTTGGGTGGAGCATTTTTAATTCGAGCATTTGATATTGATAGAGTTTGGTCAAGTTGGTCAAAGCCTACACCTATGGGTTTTATCAGAATGTTTACAATGGTTGCAGGAATATTGTTAATACTTTCATCAATACCATCTGGAATTGCTGCAATTGATCCAGAATTAATTGAGTCAGATACAGGGTTGGTTGGAAAGATTACTGATCAAATAATTATTGGACAGTTTGTTTCAGGAGTATTACCAATCCTATGGACAGGACTTGGTGCAATATTTGCAGGAACGTTACTTAGTAATTGGATTGGAGGAATACCAAGACAAATCAGCGATATTTTGAGAATAATTGTTCTGATTGCGTTGTATCCAACAATATACCAATTTACCAACATCATGATTTCTGATGTGAGTTCATTTACTTTGATTCCACCATTACTTGGAGGTTTAGCAGCTACCTTGGTTTCAGCCACAATTCTCTTCAAAAAATACAGAAAACATAAAGATCAAGAGATGGTTTCAGATTAA
- a CDS encoding winged helix-turn-helix domain-containing protein, which translates to MQIVADLLTVTEQSGQEGIKTTSLLTKANLSHSRLSKFLENLTGAGLINKIEFDGKNTFVITPKGRQYLESYANFSSIAESFGLEL; encoded by the coding sequence ATGCAGATTGTTGCAGATTTGTTGACTGTTACTGAGCAGTCAGGACAAGAGGGCATCAAAACAACATCCCTTCTAACAAAGGCAAACTTATCACATTCTAGACTATCCAAATTCCTAGAAAATTTGACTGGCGCAGGCCTAATCAATAAAATAGAATTTGACGGAAAAAACACCTTTGTAATTACACCAAAAGGAAGACAATATTTGGAGTCTTATGCAAACTTTTCAAGTATTGCAGAATCATTTGGTCTAGAACTCTAA
- a CDS encoding cupredoxin domain-containing protein, translating into MIKKITAYGIIGIVIIIALAVAFSNFDVDSQPEPEPQPAPESTSDSVKEIFQSESKIKGDVIMPTKVSRPGCEAEDRCYIPSVITISAGESVTWVNEDSAFHSVTSGFYDAPIDLFDSGYMDPFEAYTLTFDDVGTFDYFCTLHPWMQGQVIVE; encoded by the coding sequence TTGATAAAGAAAATAACTGCCTATGGGATAATTGGAATAGTTATCATCATAGCTCTAGCTGTTGCATTTTCAAATTTTGATGTAGACTCTCAACCTGAGCCAGAACCTCAACCTGCTCCTGAATCAACATCAGATTCTGTTAAAGAAATTTTTCAATCTGAATCTAAGATTAAAGGTGATGTTATAATGCCAACAAAAGTTTCTCGTCCCGGTTGTGAGGCAGAAGATAGATGCTACATTCCATCTGTCATTACAATCAGTGCAGGTGAATCTGTAACATGGGTAAATGAAGATTCTGCATTTCATAGTGTCACATCTGGATTTTATGATGCACCCATAGATCTTTTTGATAGTGGATATATGGATCCCTTTGAAGCCTATACACTTACTTTTGATGATGTAGGAACTTTTGATTATTTTTGTACCTTACATCCATGGATGCAGGGACAAGTTATTGTTGAATAA